In Uranotaenia lowii strain MFRU-FL chromosome 2, ASM2978415v1, whole genome shotgun sequence, one genomic interval encodes:
- the LOC129744253 gene encoding uncharacterized protein LOC129744253 isoform X1, which yields MSTVFKAKQLEEAKRMCEITITCPQEAQTKSSLIVVSNRLPFVLKRDPRSGQLSRHASSFHSSAGGLVTAVAPVVIKGKGLWVGWSGLTLTDEEENAIPESDPSDMTPTAGLKSEQVVSVNVEPKLFDDYYNGCCNGTFWPLFHSMPGRASFCASNWRAYYAVNKEFAAKTIHALERCIKQNKNPGIPIVWIHDYHLMLAANWVREAADERNLPCHIAFFLHIPFPPWDIFRLFPWSDEILQGMLACDMVGFHIRDYCVNFVDCCQRNLGCRSDRKNLLVEHGGRSVRVRPLPIGIPFDRFVDLAKKAKRVIKTNQKIILGVDRLDYTKGLVNRLKAFEVLLEKHPEHRENVSMLQISVPSRTDVKEYQELKEEMDQLVGRINGRFTTANWSPIRYIFGCVGQEELAAFYREASVCLVTPLRDGMNLVAKEFVACQINEPAGVLIVSPFAGAGETMHEALLCNPYEIESAAEVIHRALTMPEDERSLRMARMRRREMQQDVNSWMRQFLKAMDSLEEDEIGTTTMQPVAVDDFDEYLLNYVGYNHKLALLLDYDGTLAPIAPHPDLATLPPETKNVLQRLSNHSDVYIAVISGRNVENVKKMVGIEGITYAGNHGLEILHPDGSKFIHPMPMEYEGKVTELLKALQEEVCHDGAWVENKGALLTFHYRETPTEMRGELVEKARHLINHHGFRTAEAHCAVEAKPPVQWNKGRASIYILRTAFGVDWSERIKIIYAGDDVTDEDAMMALKGMAATFRVTSSQIVRTSAERRLPSTDSVLTMLKWVERHFMRRKPRSNSLTYKNRKKDGVKMQLAFDLVPNTSPANSAANSSDERD from the exons TTCGTTTCATTCCAGCGCCGGTGGTCTGGTAACGGCCGTGGCTCCAGTTGTCATCAAAGGCAAAGGCCTCTGGGTCGGTTGGTCGGGATTAACGCTGACCGATGAGGAGGAAAATGCCATTCCAGAGTCCGACCCATCTGACATGACCCCAACGGCTGGGCTGAAGTCTGAGCAGGTCGTTTCGGTGAATGTGGAGCCGAAATTGTTCGACGATTACTACAACGGGTGCTGCAATGGAACATTCTGGCCCTTGTTCCATTCGATGCCGGGAAGAGCCTCATTTTGCGCTAGTAACTGGCGAGCATACTATGCGGTGAATAAGGAGTTCGCAGCCAAAACTATCCATGCCCTGGAGAGATGtataaagcaaaacaaaaatcccgGTATTCCAATTGTTTGGATTCATGACTACCATCTAATGCTGGCCGCAAACTGGGTTCGGGAAGCTGCCGACGAACGAAATTTGCCCTGTCACATAGCATTTTTCCTGCACATACCATTCCCGCCATGGGATATTTTCCGTTTATTCCCGTGGTCAGATGAAATCCTACAGGGGATGTTGGCTTGTGACATGGTAGGATTCCACATTCGAGActattgtgtaaattttgtagacTGCTGCCAGAGAAATCTCGGATGTCGTTCGGATCGTAAGAACTTGCTAGTCGAACATGGAGGGCGTTCGGTGCGTGTTAGACCACTTCCGATCGGAATTCCGTTCGACCGTTTTGTAGACTTGGCGAAAAAAGCCAAGCGCGTgattaaaacaaatcagaaaATTATCCTCGGTGTAGATCGACTGGATTACACCAAAGGACTGGTTAATCGTCTCAAGGCATTCGAAGTTCTTCTGGAGAAACATCCGGAGCATAGAGAGAATGTAAGCATGCTTCAGATCTCCGTGCCTTCACGAACTGATGTGAAGGAGTATCAAGAACTCAAAGAGGAAATGGATCAGTTAGTGGGGCGCATCAACGGTAGGTTTACCACCGCCAATTGGTCTCCAATACGCTACATCTTCGGCTGTGTTGGTCAGGAAGAGCTGGCTGCTTTCTATAGGGAAGCATCCGTATGTCTAGTTACTCCCCTGCGAGATGGAATGAATCTAGTCGCGAAGGAATTCGTTGCTTGCCAAATTAACGAACCGGCTGGTGTTCTGATCGTATCCCCCTTTGCTGGAGCCGGAGAAACGATGCACGAAGCACTGCTCTGCAATCCGTACGAAATCGAGTCCGCTGCCGAGGTCATACACCGGGCCCTGACCATGCCGGAAGATGAGCGATCACTGCGGATGGCTCGCATGCGGCGACGTGAAATGCAACAGGATGTTAACAGCTGGATGAGACAGTTCCTGAAGGCGATGGACTCGCTGGAGGAGGACGAAATCGGTACCACAACGATGCAACCGGTGGCAGTGGACGATTTCGACGAGTACCTGCTGAA CTACGTCGGCTACAACCACAAACTGGCCCTGCTGCTGGACTACGATGGTACCTTGGCCCCGATTGCGCCTCATCCGGACCTGGCAACACTGccaccggaaacgaaaaacgtGCTGCAGCGGCTGTCCAATCACTCGGACGTGTACATTGCAGTAATTTCGGGTCGCAACGTGGAAAACGTCAAAAAGATGGTCGGAATCGAAGGAATAACCTACGCCGGCAATCACGGGCTGGAAATTCTGCACCCCGACGGTAGCAAGTTTATCCATCCAATGCCGATGGAATACGAGGGCAAAGTGACCGAGCTGTTGAAGGCGCTCCAGGAAGAG gtTTGTCACGATGGCGCATGGGTTGAGAATAAGGGAGCGTTGCTAACGTTCCACTACCGAGAAACACCGACCGAGATGCGAGGTGAGCTGGTGGAGAAGGCACGACATCTGATCAATCACCATGGTTTCCGGACGGCCGAAGCTCACTGTGCCGTTGAGGCAAAGCCCCCGGTTCAGTGGAACAAAGGTCGGGCCTCGATCTATATCCTGCGTACAGCGTTCGGCGTTGATTGGAGCGAACGTATCAAGATCATCTACGCTGGTGACGACGTTACTGATGAGGACGCAATGATG GCCCTCAAGGGAATGGCAGCGACGTTCCGGGTTACCAGCTCGCAAATCGTACGAACATCGGCCGAGCGACGTCTCCCATCAACGGATTCGGTGCTGACCATGCTGAAGTGGGTCGAACGCCACTTTATGCGCCGCAAGCCTCGCTCCAACAGCCTGACCTACAAGAACCGCAAGAAGGACGGCGTCAAGATGCAGCTGGCATTCGATTTGGTACCGAATACAAGTCCCGCCAACAGTGCTGCCAACAGTTCCGACGAGCGAGATTAA
- the LOC129744253 gene encoding uncharacterized protein LOC129744253 isoform X2, translating into MSTVFKAKQLEEAKRMCEITITCPQEAQTKSSLIVVSNRLPFVLKRDPRSGQLSRHASAGGLVTAVAPVVIKGKGLWVGWSGLTLTDEEENAIPESDPSDMTPTAGLKSEQVVSVNVEPKLFDDYYNGCCNGTFWPLFHSMPGRASFCASNWRAYYAVNKEFAAKTIHALERCIKQNKNPGIPIVWIHDYHLMLAANWVREAADERNLPCHIAFFLHIPFPPWDIFRLFPWSDEILQGMLACDMVGFHIRDYCVNFVDCCQRNLGCRSDRKNLLVEHGGRSVRVRPLPIGIPFDRFVDLAKKAKRVIKTNQKIILGVDRLDYTKGLVNRLKAFEVLLEKHPEHRENVSMLQISVPSRTDVKEYQELKEEMDQLVGRINGRFTTANWSPIRYIFGCVGQEELAAFYREASVCLVTPLRDGMNLVAKEFVACQINEPAGVLIVSPFAGAGETMHEALLCNPYEIESAAEVIHRALTMPEDERSLRMARMRRREMQQDVNSWMRQFLKAMDSLEEDEIGTTTMQPVAVDDFDEYLLNYVGYNHKLALLLDYDGTLAPIAPHPDLATLPPETKNVLQRLSNHSDVYIAVISGRNVENVKKMVGIEGITYAGNHGLEILHPDGSKFIHPMPMEYEGKVTELLKALQEEVCHDGAWVENKGALLTFHYRETPTEMRGELVEKARHLINHHGFRTAEAHCAVEAKPPVQWNKGRASIYILRTAFGVDWSERIKIIYAGDDVTDEDAMMALKGMAATFRVTSSQIVRTSAERRLPSTDSVLTMLKWVERHFMRRKPRSNSLTYKNRKKDGVKMQLAFDLVPNTSPANSAANSSDERD; encoded by the exons CGCCGGTGGTCTGGTAACGGCCGTGGCTCCAGTTGTCATCAAAGGCAAAGGCCTCTGGGTCGGTTGGTCGGGATTAACGCTGACCGATGAGGAGGAAAATGCCATTCCAGAGTCCGACCCATCTGACATGACCCCAACGGCTGGGCTGAAGTCTGAGCAGGTCGTTTCGGTGAATGTGGAGCCGAAATTGTTCGACGATTACTACAACGGGTGCTGCAATGGAACATTCTGGCCCTTGTTCCATTCGATGCCGGGAAGAGCCTCATTTTGCGCTAGTAACTGGCGAGCATACTATGCGGTGAATAAGGAGTTCGCAGCCAAAACTATCCATGCCCTGGAGAGATGtataaagcaaaacaaaaatcccgGTATTCCAATTGTTTGGATTCATGACTACCATCTAATGCTGGCCGCAAACTGGGTTCGGGAAGCTGCCGACGAACGAAATTTGCCCTGTCACATAGCATTTTTCCTGCACATACCATTCCCGCCATGGGATATTTTCCGTTTATTCCCGTGGTCAGATGAAATCCTACAGGGGATGTTGGCTTGTGACATGGTAGGATTCCACATTCGAGActattgtgtaaattttgtagacTGCTGCCAGAGAAATCTCGGATGTCGTTCGGATCGTAAGAACTTGCTAGTCGAACATGGAGGGCGTTCGGTGCGTGTTAGACCACTTCCGATCGGAATTCCGTTCGACCGTTTTGTAGACTTGGCGAAAAAAGCCAAGCGCGTgattaaaacaaatcagaaaATTATCCTCGGTGTAGATCGACTGGATTACACCAAAGGACTGGTTAATCGTCTCAAGGCATTCGAAGTTCTTCTGGAGAAACATCCGGAGCATAGAGAGAATGTAAGCATGCTTCAGATCTCCGTGCCTTCACGAACTGATGTGAAGGAGTATCAAGAACTCAAAGAGGAAATGGATCAGTTAGTGGGGCGCATCAACGGTAGGTTTACCACCGCCAATTGGTCTCCAATACGCTACATCTTCGGCTGTGTTGGTCAGGAAGAGCTGGCTGCTTTCTATAGGGAAGCATCCGTATGTCTAGTTACTCCCCTGCGAGATGGAATGAATCTAGTCGCGAAGGAATTCGTTGCTTGCCAAATTAACGAACCGGCTGGTGTTCTGATCGTATCCCCCTTTGCTGGAGCCGGAGAAACGATGCACGAAGCACTGCTCTGCAATCCGTACGAAATCGAGTCCGCTGCCGAGGTCATACACCGGGCCCTGACCATGCCGGAAGATGAGCGATCACTGCGGATGGCTCGCATGCGGCGACGTGAAATGCAACAGGATGTTAACAGCTGGATGAGACAGTTCCTGAAGGCGATGGACTCGCTGGAGGAGGACGAAATCGGTACCACAACGATGCAACCGGTGGCAGTGGACGATTTCGACGAGTACCTGCTGAA CTACGTCGGCTACAACCACAAACTGGCCCTGCTGCTGGACTACGATGGTACCTTGGCCCCGATTGCGCCTCATCCGGACCTGGCAACACTGccaccggaaacgaaaaacgtGCTGCAGCGGCTGTCCAATCACTCGGACGTGTACATTGCAGTAATTTCGGGTCGCAACGTGGAAAACGTCAAAAAGATGGTCGGAATCGAAGGAATAACCTACGCCGGCAATCACGGGCTGGAAATTCTGCACCCCGACGGTAGCAAGTTTATCCATCCAATGCCGATGGAATACGAGGGCAAAGTGACCGAGCTGTTGAAGGCGCTCCAGGAAGAG gtTTGTCACGATGGCGCATGGGTTGAGAATAAGGGAGCGTTGCTAACGTTCCACTACCGAGAAACACCGACCGAGATGCGAGGTGAGCTGGTGGAGAAGGCACGACATCTGATCAATCACCATGGTTTCCGGACGGCCGAAGCTCACTGTGCCGTTGAGGCAAAGCCCCCGGTTCAGTGGAACAAAGGTCGGGCCTCGATCTATATCCTGCGTACAGCGTTCGGCGTTGATTGGAGCGAACGTATCAAGATCATCTACGCTGGTGACGACGTTACTGATGAGGACGCAATGATG GCCCTCAAGGGAATGGCAGCGACGTTCCGGGTTACCAGCTCGCAAATCGTACGAACATCGGCCGAGCGACGTCTCCCATCAACGGATTCGGTGCTGACCATGCTGAAGTGGGTCGAACGCCACTTTATGCGCCGCAAGCCTCGCTCCAACAGCCTGACCTACAAGAACCGCAAGAAGGACGGCGTCAAGATGCAGCTGGCATTCGATTTGGTACCGAATACAAGTCCCGCCAACAGTGCTGCCAACAGTTCCGACGAGCGAGATTAA